TATTTTCTCTTCATCAATTATTTCTACTATTTCATCTTGATAATCGACTTTTTGATCCGTAACATAACAACATTTTATTTTTAGATTTTTTTCTTTGATTTTTGTAACAAGTTGAGCTAATTCTGGTCTCATTTTTGTTATATCTTTTGTAAGTAATCTTTTTGCATCTTCTTTGAATTTTGCAATTGCTTCAAGAGAATGTGAAGTTCCATATTTTGATTGGAATAATCTAACAGTGTTGTCTGAAAAATCTACTGGTAAATATGCATCAATCCCTAGATCGTTTGCCCCATCTACAATTGCATCTGCTGCATCATCCTCTGTAGCCTCAAAAACTCTTGTTAAAATCCATTGAAGAAAATTATTACCTTTTTCTACTTCACTTTTTGAATCTTCGGCGTATTCCTGAATGTTTTCTCTAATGTTTTCTGCAAATCCTTCTAGAGGTGGACTAGAATTTTTTTGTACTAATAGAGCCTGTGATCCTGGTATGTATTCTAATAGACCATTTGGATTTTGTGACATTAATTTTTGTAATGTATTATATATTTAGAGAATTAGGTAATTGTGTAATAACTCTCAAACGGAAATGAAATGAAATGATAAAAAAAATAATCTCTTTGGCAATATTATTGGGAATATCTGCAACTGTTATTGGTTTGTCATTATCTGGATTAAATTCTGAAGAAATTACTCCTGAAGAAATTATTTCTGAAGAGACTAGTTTAGAAACTGAAGAAATGATGAAAGCAGATGTTGTAATACCAACAAAGGTTTCACGTCCTGGATGTGATATCGAAGATATTTGTTACATCCCATCGAAAATTATTGTAGAAAAAGGAGGTTCTGTAACATGGTTGAATGAAGATTCTGCTTTTCATACTGTGACATCTGGATTTTATGGGGAGCCTACTGAACTTTTTGATAGCGGTTATTTGGATCCCTATCAGTATTACACATTATCTTTTGATGAAATTGGTACATTCGATTACTTTTGCGAATTACATCCTTGGATGTTTGCTCAGGTAATTGTAGAATAAAGGTACCCGAGGGAGTCGAACCCCCTTGTATAAGCTTTGCAGGCTCACGCATAACCGTTCTGCCAGAGTACCGTTTTGAAAAACACGAAATGAACAATTAAACTCTTTAGATTATTATTTACTAAATGATTTTGAAGCTAATTTTACATCTTCAGCTTTGATTGTTTTTCTACCTGCATGTGATGCCATATCAACAGCATTTTTTGCAATATCTTCAGCAATATCTTCTATGATTCGTCTTAATTCATCTGCTGATTCATCACTAACTCTTTCAGCACCAGATTTTTTTAATATTCTATACATTGCTGATAATCCCAATTCTGAAGATTTCATAATTTTTGTTTCTCTTTTTTGTGAAAAAACTTAATGAGTGAAAAAATATCACTAAGGAATCGATTTATACAGACAACATTCAAAATTTATTAGATTATGACATGGTTATTTGATTCTCACATACATCTGTCTGATTCTGCATA
This window of the Candidatus Nitrosomarinus catalina genome carries:
- a CDS encoding histone family protein — its product is MKSSELGLSAMYRILKKSGAERVSDESADELRRIIEDIAEDIAKNAVDMASHAGRKTIKAEDVKLASKSFSK
- a CDS encoding cupredoxin domain-containing protein; its protein translation is MIKKIISLAILLGISATVIGLSLSGLNSEEITPEEIISEETSLETEEMMKADVVIPTKVSRPGCDIEDICYIPSKIIVEKGGSVTWLNEDSAFHTVTSGFYGEPTELFDSGYLDPYQYYTLSFDEIGTFDYFCELHPWMFAQVIVE